The Anguilla rostrata isolate EN2019 chromosome 2, ASM1855537v3, whole genome shotgun sequence genome contains the following window.
tcacctgtatgaattgtCAGGTGAGTTTTTAAACCATATTTGGTATTAAAGTACTTctcacactgaaaacatttatgcAGCTTTTCACCTTTAACTACTTTTTTATTTCGATGAATTGCCTTCTTGTGAGAAAAATCCAAAAGGCtaatttttttacttgaattaaATATCATGGGTTCAATCACATCTGTTCTCTGGCAATTAACATGTTTTCTGCAATTGTTTGCACTTAACTGGATATTTTTGGTCTGATTACTTGCATTGCTTATGTCAGAGTAATGATTTAAGTCCCCAGATTGAGTCAGCGGATCATAAATTTCTTCGTTTTTACAATTTGGTTTTGTCACTCCGGCACATTGCCATGGTTCTGTCTTGACTTTGTTAGCAACATCAACTCCATTCACCCCAGTATTCATGAGATCACTCACTAAACATTCACTGGATTCATACTTCATTTGATCAGATTTTATATCAACACATTTAATATTCTGAAGGTCCCTGATGTGTTCTGCTTTAAGATATCCTCCATCATCAGCCtctgttttgatttggtcaGGATGCAGATGGGTTACATATCCCAGCTCTGTACTGTCGAGGGTCTCCGTCTTAAGATCCccagtgtgggtggagccaagatcagtttctgttttaatcagtgatgtgtgtgtgtggtgtacatcactgaccctgctgtgtgctgtaacacactctggctccagtgtgttgagtcctggtgcagcacactctgtctctgactctgccatgtggacagactccagcccactgagttcctcttctttctgtctgatcctgtgctgctcagtgagctctggtagtgttgtctcagtgttctgtctcagacagactcctgcctGCATCATACTGCAGAAATGCAGAAGTGCAGCTCCTGGATGGAAACAGGGGAAGGGAATAAGTCTGAATCAAACAGGTcctactgcagcagctgacacaTTCTTTAcactctgcagtcctgcagATGCCTGACTCAGCACAGGAAGGCACTCTCGCATTATGAAGTACCATGTCAGCACAGTTgcagatatctcaaaaaacaaagaaattataggcatttgaaatgtaaacac
Protein-coding sequences here:
- the LOC135249413 gene encoding zinc finger protein ZFP2-like isoform X1, which gives rise to MMQAGVCLRQNTETTLPELTEQHRIRQKEEELSGLESVHMAESETECAAPGLNTLEPECVTAHSRVSDVHHTHTSLIKTETDLGSTHTGDLKTETLDSTELGYVTHLHPDQIKTEADDGGYLKAEHIRDLQNIKCVDIKSDQMKYESSECLVSDLMNTGVNGVDVANKVKTEPWQCAGVTKPNCKNEEIYDPLTQSGDLNHYSDISNASNQTKNIQLSANNCRKHVNCQRTDVIEPMIFNSSKKISLLDFSHKKAIHRNKKVVKGEKLHKCFQCEKYFNTKYGLKTHLTIHTGEKPYKCSQCGKCFNSKSGLKTHLRIHTGEKPYRCSLCGKCFVTVSRLNGHHKIHTGEKPYKCTVCVKCFATVPHLNRHLRTHTGEKPYTCSQCGKCFANTSNLNIHQRIHTGEKPYKCTLCGKCFSRIYHLNGHQRIHTGEKAKKCSQCGKCFSTVSRLHVHERVHTGEKPYKCSQCGKCFPNTSNLNVHLRIHTGEKPHKCSQCGKCFSIKSNLNVHQRIHTGEKPYKCSHCEKSFSKISNLNIHWRIHTGEKPYRCTVCGKLFFPKKFFKFPQDDLYR